The Methanobacteriaceae archaeon genome has a window encoding:
- the eif1A gene encoding translation initiation factor eIF-1A, whose protein sequence is MSKPNQNQQQEYRRVRTPKKGEIPGVVEQIMGHGKLKVRCADGNMRMTRIPGKMKKRIWIREGDVILVKPWDFQADEKADVIWRYTKTESNWLERKGYLKM, encoded by the coding sequence TTGTCTAAACCTAATCAAAATCAACAACAAGAATACAGGAGAGTTAGAACACCCAAGAAAGGTGAAATTCCAGGAGTAGTCGAACAAATTATGGGACATGGAAAGTTAAAAGTTCGCTGTGCTGATGGAAATATGAGAATGACCAGAATTCCTGGAAAAATGAAAAAACGTATTTGGATTCGTGAAGGAGACGTAATCCTTGTAAAACCTTGGGATTTCCAAGCTGATGAAAAAGCAGATGTAATCTGGAGATACACAAAAACCGAGTCAAACTGGCTTGAAAGAAAAGGCTACTTAAAAATGTAG
- a CDS encoding serine protein kinase RIO translates to MDPKIAKADAKHEKIHSRKRNKDSSDRKVGNEIFDKITLETLYKLANQGYIDILNGAISTGKEANVLTGITDDEKFVAVKVYRIATSDFKKMDYYLKGDPRFNLKTKNKRKIIYSWVTKEFKNLTRLETAGVNVPKPITSANNVLLIEFIGDENGNPAQPVKNQPPQNPDEFFNKLLVNLKLFVNEAKLVHGDLSNYNILNKDEEPVIIDVSQSVVLDNPISKELLERDINTLVREYSKLGVKTSFEEVWEYVNPW, encoded by the coding sequence ATGGATCCTAAAATAGCTAAAGCAGATGCAAAACATGAAAAAATTCATTCCCGAAAAAGAAATAAAGATAGTTCTGATAGAAAAGTGGGAAATGAAATTTTTGACAAGATTACTTTAGAAACATTATATAAATTAGCTAATCAGGGATACATTGACATTTTAAATGGTGCTATAAGTACTGGTAAAGAAGCTAATGTGCTTACAGGCATCACTGATGATGAGAAATTCGTAGCAGTTAAAGTTTACAGAATTGCTACTTCTGATTTTAAAAAAATGGATTACTACCTTAAAGGAGATCCTAGATTCAACCTTAAAACCAAAAATAAAAGGAAAATCATCTATTCATGGGTTACAAAAGAATTTAAAAACTTAACAAGATTAGAAACTGCAGGGGTTAATGTTCCCAAACCAATTACAAGTGCAAATAATGTATTGTTAATTGAATTTATTGGCGATGAAAATGGAAATCCTGCACAGCCTGTTAAAAATCAGCCACCACAAAATCCAGATGAATTTTTCAATAAATTACTTGTAAATCTAAAACTCTTTGTAAATGAAGCAAAACTTGTTCATGGAGATTTATCCAATTACAATATCTTAAATAAAGATGAAGAACCGGTTATTATTGATGTTTCACAATCAGTTGTTTTAGATAACCCTATTTCAAAAGAACTTCTTGAAAGAGATATTAACACCCTTGTTCGTGAATATTCCAAATTAGGTGTTAAAACTAGCTTTGAAGAAGTTTGGGAATATGTAAATCCTTGGTAA
- a CDS encoding tyrosine-type recombinase/integrase, with the protein MSQYASYFNQDLHELLAEAEEDENNNLKWKRRRVKAKLTEYRHHLLQKYALNTVKKHMIAINKFYRFYDIEILKLPMINEKSMQKAQPIYFKDLPDKEIIREAVSIASPFMKAVILFICSSGCGRAETLNLTIHDYIDALSEYVPRRSRDIYEIIDITNEDDNIVPTFNIRRLKTNKYYTTYCSPEAVKAINGYLLTRTDPLTNESILFKTHPQYLINNFQKINDYLGLGKVGKYNRFRSHMLRKFHASALYNDGMSLDKVNDLQGKAKNKTDQTYFLINPEDLKYDYIQHLPAVTISKEIEKISIKSPEFMQMEKENQSLKTEMNKMRNEINEIDDLKKTVRGIMEMIEEM; encoded by the coding sequence TTGAGCCAATATGCTTCTTATTTTAATCAAGACTTACATGAACTATTAGCTGAAGCAGAAGAAGATGAAAACAACAATCTTAAATGGAAACGCCGCCGTGTAAAAGCAAAGCTAACAGAATACAGACACCACCTTCTGCAGAAATATGCTTTAAACACCGTCAAAAAACACATGATTGCAATAAATAAATTTTACAGATTCTATGATATTGAAATACTGAAATTGCCCATGATAAATGAAAAGTCAATGCAAAAAGCACAGCCTATTTATTTTAAGGATTTACCTGATAAGGAAATCATAAGGGAAGCCGTAAGCATTGCATCCCCATTTATGAAAGCAGTCATATTGTTTATCTGCTCCAGCGGTTGCGGAAGAGCTGAAACTTTGAATTTGACAATCCATGACTACATCGATGCACTGTCTGAATATGTGCCTAGAAGAAGCAGGGACATATATGAAATAATTGACATTACCAATGAAGACGACAATATCGTTCCTACTTTTAACATTAGAAGACTTAAAACAAATAAATACTATACAACATATTGCAGTCCTGAAGCGGTAAAAGCTATTAACGGTTATCTTTTAACACGTACAGACCCATTAACCAATGAAAGTATATTGTTTAAGACACATCCGCAATACTTAATCAATAACTTTCAAAAAATCAATGATTATTTGGGTCTTGGAAAAGTAGGAAAATACAATCGTTTCAGAAGCCATATGCTTAGGAAATTCCATGCTTCAGCATTGTACAATGACGGCATGAGTTTGGATAAGGTTAATGACCTACAGGGCAAGGCTAAAAACAAAACAGATCAGACATATTTTCTAATCAATCCTGAAGATTTGAAGTATGATTATATTCAACATCTGCCTGCTGTTACAATAAGTAAAGAGATTGAAAAGATATCAATCAAATCCCCAGAGTTTATGCAAATGGAAAAAGAAAACCAATCCTTAAAAACAGAAATGAATAAAATGAGGAATGAAATTAACGAGATAGATGATTTGAAGAAAACAGTCCGAGGCATAATGGAGATGATTGAAGAAATGTAA